A single window of Streptomyces griseoviridis DNA harbors:
- a CDS encoding helix-turn-helix domain-containing protein — protein sequence MSEPTELVHEGAAGGDERQPEPEPGSGVLRVFGRQLKRFRVRAGLERPEFGSLTGYSVSTIAAYEQGRRVPPPKFIDRADEVLDAGGVLQEMKEEVARAQYPAFFRDAAMLEGEAVELWVYATQAVPGLLQTEEYMRAVFGMWRPMLDEETVEQRVLARRARQDILDRRPPPLISFVIDEAVVRRPLGGWPVMRGQLEQLMLVGALRHVEIQIMPLDREDNAGVDGPFTVLYRSGGDQVAYLEAQGRSTMVSDRREVQGIASRYGIIRAQALSPRESLDFIEKLLREV from the coding sequence ATGAGTGAACCGACGGAGCTGGTCCACGAGGGGGCGGCCGGCGGTGACGAACGGCAGCCCGAGCCGGAGCCGGGCTCGGGCGTACTGCGGGTCTTCGGACGGCAGTTGAAGAGGTTCCGGGTGCGGGCGGGGTTGGAGCGGCCCGAGTTCGGTTCGCTGACGGGGTATTCGGTGTCGACGATCGCGGCGTACGAGCAGGGTCGCCGGGTCCCGCCACCGAAGTTCATCGACCGGGCGGACGAGGTGCTGGACGCGGGCGGGGTCCTCCAGGAGATGAAGGAGGAGGTGGCGAGGGCACAGTATCCGGCGTTCTTCCGGGACGCGGCCATGTTGGAGGGGGAGGCGGTGGAACTGTGGGTGTACGCGACACAGGCGGTGCCCGGACTGCTTCAGACGGAGGAGTACATGCGGGCGGTGTTCGGGATGTGGCGCCCCATGCTGGACGAAGAGACCGTCGAGCAGCGGGTGTTGGCCCGCCGCGCGCGACAGGACATCCTCGATCGAAGGCCCCCGCCTCTGATCAGCTTCGTGATCGACGAGGCTGTGGTGCGGCGGCCGCTGGGCGGTTGGCCGGTCATGCGGGGCCAACTGGAACAGTTGATGCTGGTCGGCGCCTTGCGGCACGTCGAGATCCAGATCATGCCGCTCGACCGTGAGGACAACGCGGGCGTGGACGGGCCGTTCACTGTGCTGTACCGCTCCGGAGGCGATCAAGTGGCCTACCTGGAAGCGCAGGGACGCAGCACAATGGTCAGCGATCGGCGGGAAGTTCAGGGCATCGCGTCGCGCTACGGCATCATCCGCGCGCAGGCTCTCTCCCCGCGTGAGTCGCTGGACTTCATCGAGAAGCTGCTTCGAGAGGTGTAG
- a CDS encoding DUF397 domain-containing protein, whose product MNETSGTASGLSWRRSSYSGGAGGECVEVADCLQAVRVRDSKDPNRPAIPVTAAAWTAFLGFAGR is encoded by the coding sequence GTGAACGAGACTTCGGGTACGGCGAGCGGACTGTCCTGGCGCAGGAGCAGCTACAGCGGTGGAGCGGGCGGCGAGTGTGTCGAGGTCGCCGACTGCCTCCAAGCCGTCCGTGTGCGTGACTCCAAGGACCCGAACCGTCCCGCGATACCCGTCACCGCCGCCGCCTGGACGGCGTTCCTCGGGTTCGCGGGGCGGTAG
- a CDS encoding CynX/NimT family MFS transporter: protein MTTDEVNESAPRSPTDPPRAPLRGVRRTAVVALVLAALNLRPGVTSLGPVLEEVRDSLDMSGSVTGLVTSIPAVCFAVVGSTAPLLARRFGASGVIAVAGAVLAVGLVLRSFAFDPILFVVLTALSLAGIAVANVLLPMVVKQRFPDRVGAMTGLYSMALNVGASSAAALTVPLAQAFGGDWRYGLGAWSVLAVMAVPPWLILARRRTDRPAGSTGGAAGPPPATGGRLSRDPTAWALTLYFGLQASAAYIIIGWLPQIFRDAGLSAGTAGLLFSVSSLLGVPLSLALSAVAGRLRHQSGLAVAIGACGFAGFGGLWFDPAAAPWLWAVLLGIANCSFPLALTMIGMRGRDSTTVARLSGFVQSIGYALSIPGPLVVGVLYDHADGWRLPLTFVLLLILVQIAVAVPAGRDRQIG from the coding sequence ATGACGACGGATGAGGTCAACGAAAGCGCTCCTCGTTCCCCCACGGACCCACCCCGCGCCCCGCTGCGCGGAGTGCGGCGCACGGCCGTGGTGGCGCTGGTCCTGGCCGCTCTCAACCTGCGGCCCGGGGTCACCAGCCTCGGGCCGGTCCTGGAAGAGGTCCGGGACAGCCTGGACATGAGCGGCTCGGTCACCGGTCTCGTGACCTCCATCCCCGCCGTGTGTTTCGCGGTCGTCGGCTCGACGGCCCCCCTGCTGGCCCGGCGCTTCGGGGCGAGCGGCGTCATCGCCGTCGCCGGCGCGGTCCTCGCGGTGGGTCTCGTCCTGCGGTCGTTCGCCTTCGACCCGATCCTCTTCGTCGTCCTGACGGCGCTGTCGCTGGCCGGCATCGCCGTCGCCAACGTCCTGCTGCCGATGGTCGTCAAACAGCGCTTCCCCGACCGGGTCGGCGCGATGACCGGCCTGTACTCCATGGCGCTCAACGTCGGAGCCTCGTCGGCGGCGGCCCTCACGGTGCCGTTGGCGCAGGCCTTCGGCGGCGACTGGCGGTACGGCCTCGGCGCCTGGTCGGTGCTGGCCGTGATGGCGGTGCCGCCCTGGCTGATCCTGGCCAGACGCCGGACCGACCGTCCGGCGGGTTCGACGGGCGGCGCGGCCGGTCCACCGCCCGCGACCGGCGGCCGGCTCTCCCGCGACCCCACGGCCTGGGCGCTCACCCTGTACTTCGGGCTCCAGGCGAGCGCGGCCTACATCATCATCGGCTGGCTGCCGCAGATCTTCCGGGACGCGGGACTGTCCGCCGGTACGGCCGGGCTGCTGTTCTCCGTCTCGTCCCTGCTCGGCGTGCCGTTGTCGCTCGCACTGTCGGCCGTGGCCGGCAGACTGCGCCACCAGAGCGGGCTCGCCGTGGCGATCGGGGCGTGCGGCTTCGCCGGGTTCGGCGGGCTGTGGTTCGACCCCGCGGCGGCGCCCTGGCTCTGGGCGGTCCTGCTGGGCATCGCCAACTGCTCCTTCCCGCTCGCCCTGACGATGATCGGCATGCGGGGCCGCGACAGCACCACCGTCGCCCGGCTCTCCGGATTCGTGCAGAGCATCGGCTACGCCCTGTCCATTCCCGGGCCGCTCGTCGTCGGGGTCCTCTACGACCACGCGGACGGCTGGCGCCTCCCCCTCACCTTCGTCCTGCTGCTGATCCTGGTCCAGATCGCGGTCGCCGTCCCCGCCGGGCGCGACCGGCAGATCGGCTGA
- a CDS encoding aquaporin — translation MSAPAPLIRRAAVEGLGTAALVAVVVGSGIQATELTHDVGTQLLANSLATVFGLGVLIAFLGPVSGAHFNPAVTLAAWFTGRRDGDGPGLRDVAAYLPAQVAGAIGGAVLADAMFGKPLVAFSTHERWAGQLWLAEVVATAGLVWLILGLARAGRAHLAPLLVAAYIGAAYWFTSSTSFANPAVTIGRAFTDTFAGIAPTSVLPFLTAQLIGAAAGLCLVAVCFGRPVGAGEDAVVVPHAGQRPTARSTEESALA, via the coding sequence GTGAGCGCGCCCGCGCCGCTGATACGACGGGCCGCCGTCGAAGGGCTGGGGACAGCCGCACTGGTCGCCGTGGTGGTCGGGTCCGGGATCCAGGCCACCGAACTGACCCACGACGTCGGGACGCAACTGCTGGCCAACTCGCTCGCCACGGTCTTCGGCCTGGGCGTGCTCATCGCGTTCCTGGGCCCGGTCTCCGGGGCGCACTTCAACCCCGCGGTCACCTTGGCCGCCTGGTTCACCGGCCGGCGTGACGGCGACGGCCCTGGCCTGCGCGACGTCGCCGCGTACCTGCCTGCGCAGGTCGCCGGGGCGATCGGCGGGGCGGTGCTGGCCGACGCCATGTTCGGCAAGCCTCTGGTCGCCTTCTCCACGCACGAGCGGTGGGCCGGGCAGCTGTGGCTGGCGGAGGTCGTGGCCACCGCCGGACTCGTCTGGCTCATCCTCGGCCTCGCCCGCGCCGGCCGCGCGCACCTCGCGCCCCTGCTGGTCGCCGCCTACATCGGCGCCGCGTACTGGTTCACCTCCTCCACCTCCTTCGCCAACCCCGCCGTCACGATCGGCCGGGCGTTCACCGACACCTTCGCCGGCATCGCCCCCACCTCCGTGCTGCCCTTCCTCACCGCCCAGCTGATCGGCGCCGCCGCCGGTCTCTGCCTGGTCGCCGTCTGCTTCGGCCGCCCGGTCGGCGCGGGTGAAGACGCGGTGGTCGTCCCCCACGCCGGGCAGCGGCCCACCGCCCGTTCCACCGAAGAAAGCGCCCTGGCCTGA
- a CDS encoding GNAT family N-acetyltransferase, which produces MTATDTGVRIAPMGPEHAGQVLAIYQLGIDEGDATFETTAPTWEAFDSSKLPDHRLVALDDGRVLGWAAVVPVSDRCAYAGVVEHSVYVHPEARGRGTGLALLTALVASTEAAGTWTIQSGVFPENTISLALHQRAGFRVIGTRERIGQHNGQWRDVVLIERRSPVIT; this is translated from the coding sequence ATGACGGCCACCGACACCGGCGTGCGCATCGCGCCCATGGGGCCGGAGCATGCCGGGCAGGTCCTGGCGATCTATCAGCTCGGCATCGACGAGGGCGACGCCACCTTCGAGACCACCGCCCCGACCTGGGAGGCGTTCGACAGCTCCAAGCTGCCCGACCACCGCCTGGTCGCGCTCGACGACGGCCGGGTGCTGGGCTGGGCCGCCGTGGTGCCCGTCTCAGACCGGTGCGCGTACGCCGGCGTCGTCGAGCACTCCGTCTACGTCCACCCCGAGGCCCGCGGCCGCGGTACCGGCCTGGCCCTGTTGACCGCTCTCGTCGCCTCCACCGAGGCCGCGGGCACCTGGACGATCCAGTCCGGCGTCTTCCCCGAGAACACCATCAGCCTCGCCTTGCATCAGCGGGCCGGCTTCCGGGTGATCGGGACCCGCGAGCGAATCGGTCAGCACAACGGCCAGTGGCGCGACGTGGTCCTGATCGAACGCCGCAGCCCGGTCATCACCTGA
- a CDS encoding ATP-binding protein, protein MNSRISTQGVDAVPRPPREFAMAFVSSTRGARLARRMVGHRLHAWGHPYRGEVNHTVTLIAAELAANAVRHGHVRGRDFHVRLVEDAETLRIEVTDTRTERLPSPSGQEPPGDAESGRGLLIVAALATRWGVALRVDAPGKTVWAELGPA, encoded by the coding sequence ATGAACAGCCGAATCTCCACCCAGGGGGTGGACGCCGTCCCCCGGCCTCCGCGCGAGTTCGCGATGGCCTTCGTCTCCTCGACCCGTGGCGCGCGCCTGGCCCGGCGGATGGTCGGTCATCGGCTCCACGCGTGGGGCCACCCGTACCGGGGCGAGGTCAACCACACCGTCACGCTCATCGCGGCCGAGCTGGCCGCCAACGCCGTACGCCATGGGCATGTCCGTGGGCGGGACTTCCACGTCCGGCTCGTCGAGGACGCCGAGACCCTGCGGATCGAGGTCACCGACACCCGGACGGAACGGCTTCCGTCGCCGTCAGGTCAGGAACCGCCCGGCGACGCCGAGTCCGGGCGTGGTCTGCTGATCGTGGCCGCCCTGGCGACCCGCTGGGGCGTCGCGCTCCGCGTGGACGCACCGGGCAAGACGGTCTGGGCGGAACTGGGTCCGGCCTAG
- a CDS encoding amino acid adenylation domain-containing protein, translating into MSVETAPCSRRAAVGLPDLLREQAQAAPHRIAAVHEQQTLTFAQLTERSALVGALLRQAGVRRDSRVGVFMEPSLDLLTGVWGTLWAGGCYVPLSPEYPEERIAYMLADAGVDIVITQEFLRSALQDLAPSGIRVLTLDGVGKPDETGGISRVPEPAITESWEPVVPAGRAQNIPEARIPLLSGPEVRPDDLAYVIYTSGSTGKPKGVMVEHRSIVSQMRWLHDECGIDEHETVLQKTPMSFDAAQWELLAVACGSTVVMGAPGIYRDPEAIIATVQRHGVTTLQCVPTLLQALLDTEKFPGCRSLRRIFSGGEALSRSLAAQCLDTMPDAGLVNLYGPTECTINASSFTVDRTALVDGPLVMPIGTPVRDTSLHVLSPDGAPVPVGEVGELYIGGTQVARGYLGRPDLTGERFVTDPFSEVPGARLYRTGDLAHVNADGTVQFVGRADNQVKLRGYRVELDEIRQTVETHDWVRGAAVLLRDDEATGFQNLVAFVELNPKEAALMDQGNHGSHHQSKSSRLQVRAQLAHPGCRDDDDLAGRPVVELPGAEATPEQRARAFSRKTYRFYEGGAVTRDDILKLLGARQAPGPRPSPRTSAVIGLDELGTILRDFGRHVSDQRLLPKYAYASPGSLYATQLYLEIGAGHEIPAGVYYHHPLHHRLVLVRPASATEAASATEAASDSGFGSDSGSSGIRIHFLGKHSAIEPVYRNNIREVLEIEAGHMLGLFDEVLPAHGLRVAAAPYRPGTARRLDCAPEDHYLGSFDLLPAGHGTHTAADPESGSLDLYVQTHSARVEGLPPGQYRYTGGDGTGADLVRVSDDVILKKHVIAINQRVYERSDFGISLVATGSAPWRHYLDLGRGLQRLQLNDQHLGFMSSGYSSKSGNDLPSAKRLGRILADRELPSGPSYFCVGGRVSDEQWRGEDMKEDVVHMQGPAELIKEDLAALLPRYMLPNRIVVLDRLPQTANGKIDLKALQATQENQLAVSDRAFVAPRTALERRIRDVWQAVLKRDQVSVTDDFFELGGNSLLAVALVSRLNADFDGAVPLQILFEAPTVERLARALDATSPRPASRLVPLQPEGRGTPLYCWPGLGGYPMNLRPLAAALGTERPVHGVQAHGINPGERPYDDVRAMAAADVEAIREVQPNGPYLLCGYSFGARVAFEAARQLEEAGERVEQLFLVAPGQPRLRPEDAVGATGRADFSDRAFLALLHSVFAGRLSGPLLDQCLATVTDEDSFTAFVTRSYPGLGADLVRAVTDIVRRTYSLTYEFHELRGRRLDAPVTLVKAVDDNYSFIEHEGGFSARPPVVHQLRSGHYELLREPHVADLAAVLNDRLPAGTGTSPVHPQPARAVVQEVGMPHINIKHFPVSITEEKELELVAAVTTAVRNAFGCAEDVVSIALEPVAQDVWNERVYIPEIVARQELLRKTPNY; encoded by the coding sequence ATGAGCGTTGAAACCGCCCCCTGCTCTCGTCGCGCCGCAGTCGGTCTGCCCGATCTGCTGCGCGAACAGGCGCAGGCCGCCCCCCACCGGATCGCCGCCGTCCATGAGCAACAGACCCTGACCTTCGCCCAGTTGACCGAGCGCAGCGCGCTCGTGGGGGCGCTCCTGCGGCAGGCGGGAGTGCGCCGGGACAGCCGGGTCGGCGTGTTCATGGAGCCGTCGCTCGACCTCCTGACGGGCGTCTGGGGAACCCTCTGGGCCGGCGGATGCTACGTGCCCCTCTCCCCGGAATACCCGGAGGAGAGGATCGCGTACATGCTCGCCGACGCCGGCGTCGACATCGTTATCACCCAGGAATTCCTGCGGTCGGCGCTCCAGGATCTCGCGCCGTCCGGAATACGTGTCCTCACCCTCGACGGGGTGGGGAAACCGGACGAGACCGGCGGCATTTCGCGGGTCCCGGAACCTGCCATCACGGAGTCCTGGGAACCGGTCGTCCCGGCGGGCCGGGCGCAGAACATTCCGGAGGCCCGGATACCGCTTCTCTCCGGGCCCGAGGTGCGCCCGGACGATCTCGCCTACGTCATCTACACCTCGGGCAGCACCGGAAAGCCGAAGGGCGTGATGGTCGAGCACCGGAGCATCGTCAGCCAGATGCGCTGGCTGCACGACGAATGCGGTATCGACGAGCACGAGACAGTGCTCCAGAAAACCCCCATGAGTTTCGACGCCGCGCAGTGGGAGTTACTCGCCGTCGCCTGCGGGAGCACCGTGGTGATGGGAGCCCCCGGGATCTACCGCGACCCCGAGGCGATCATCGCCACCGTCCAGCGGCACGGCGTGACCACCCTCCAGTGCGTGCCCACCCTGCTCCAGGCACTCCTCGACACCGAGAAGTTCCCCGGCTGCCGGTCCCTGCGCCGCATCTTCAGCGGCGGCGAGGCGCTCTCCCGGAGCCTCGCGGCGCAGTGCCTCGACACCATGCCCGACGCCGGTCTGGTCAACCTCTACGGGCCCACCGAGTGCACCATCAACGCGTCGTCGTTCACGGTGGACCGGACCGCCCTCGTCGACGGCCCGCTCGTGATGCCGATCGGCACCCCGGTGCGCGACACCTCCCTGCACGTCCTGAGCCCGGACGGCGCACCGGTCCCCGTCGGGGAGGTGGGCGAGCTGTACATCGGCGGGACGCAGGTGGCCCGCGGCTACCTCGGCCGCCCTGACCTGACCGGCGAACGGTTCGTGACCGACCCCTTCTCCGAGGTGCCGGGCGCCCGCCTCTACCGGACGGGCGACCTCGCCCACGTCAACGCGGACGGCACGGTCCAGTTCGTCGGACGCGCCGACAACCAGGTCAAGTTGCGCGGCTACCGGGTGGAACTGGACGAGATACGCCAGACCGTCGAGACGCACGACTGGGTCCGCGGCGCCGCCGTCCTGCTCCGCGACGACGAGGCCACCGGCTTCCAGAACCTCGTCGCCTTCGTCGAACTCAACCCCAAGGAAGCCGCCCTGATGGACCAGGGCAACCACGGCTCCCACCACCAGTCCAAGAGCAGCCGCCTCCAGGTCAGGGCCCAACTGGCGCACCCCGGCTGCCGCGACGACGACGATCTGGCCGGCCGTCCCGTGGTGGAGCTGCCCGGCGCCGAGGCCACCCCCGAGCAGCGGGCCCGCGCCTTCTCCCGCAAGACGTACCGCTTCTACGAGGGCGGCGCGGTGACCCGGGACGACATCCTGAAGCTGCTCGGCGCCCGCCAGGCACCGGGACCGCGGCCCTCGCCCCGGACCTCCGCAGTCATCGGGCTCGACGAACTCGGCACGATCCTGCGGGACTTCGGCCGCCACGTCAGCGACCAGCGGCTGCTGCCCAAGTACGCGTACGCCTCACCCGGCTCCCTGTACGCCACGCAGCTGTACCTGGAGATCGGCGCCGGGCACGAGATCCCCGCGGGCGTCTACTACCACCACCCGCTCCACCACCGGCTGGTGCTCGTCAGACCCGCCTCCGCCACCGAAGCCGCCTCCGCCACCGAAGCCGCCTCCGACTCCGGCTTTGGCTCCGACTCCGGCTCCTCCGGGATACGGATCCACTTCCTCGGCAAGCACAGTGCCATCGAGCCGGTCTACCGCAACAACATCCGCGAGGTCCTGGAGATCGAGGCGGGGCACATGCTCGGCCTCTTCGACGAGGTGCTGCCGGCCCACGGTCTGCGCGTCGCCGCCGCCCCCTACCGGCCCGGGACCGCACGACGTCTCGACTGCGCCCCCGAGGACCACTACCTGGGCAGCTTCGACCTCCTCCCGGCAGGCCACGGCACGCACACCGCCGCCGACCCGGAGTCCGGCTCCCTGGACCTCTACGTGCAGACCCACTCCGCCCGGGTCGAGGGGCTGCCGCCCGGACAGTACCGGTACACCGGCGGCGACGGCACGGGCGCCGACCTGGTGCGGGTCAGTGACGACGTGATCCTGAAGAAGCACGTCATCGCCATCAACCAACGGGTCTACGAGCGCTCCGACTTCGGCATCAGCCTGGTCGCCACCGGCTCCGCGCCCTGGCGCCACTACCTCGACCTGGGCCGCGGACTCCAGCGGCTCCAGCTGAACGACCAGCACCTCGGCTTCATGTCCTCGGGCTACAGCTCGAAGTCCGGCAACGACCTGCCGTCGGCCAAGCGGCTCGGCCGGATCCTCGCCGACCGCGAACTGCCCTCCGGGCCTTCCTACTTCTGCGTCGGCGGCCGGGTCAGCGACGAGCAGTGGCGCGGCGAGGACATGAAGGAGGACGTGGTCCACATGCAGGGGCCCGCCGAGCTGATCAAGGAGGATCTGGCCGCGCTGCTGCCCCGCTACATGCTGCCCAACCGGATCGTCGTCCTCGACCGGCTGCCCCAGACCGCCAACGGGAAGATCGACCTGAAGGCCCTGCAAGCCACCCAGGAGAACCAACTGGCCGTCAGCGATCGGGCGTTCGTGGCTCCTCGCACCGCGCTGGAGCGGCGGATCCGCGATGTCTGGCAGGCGGTGCTCAAGCGGGACCAGGTCTCCGTCACCGACGACTTCTTCGAGCTGGGCGGCAACTCCCTGCTCGCCGTGGCCCTGGTCAGCCGTCTCAACGCGGACTTCGACGGCGCGGTCCCGCTGCAGATCCTGTTCGAGGCGCCCACCGTGGAGCGGCTCGCCCGCGCTCTCGACGCCACCTCACCGCGGCCCGCGTCCCGCCTGGTGCCGCTCCAGCCCGAGGGCCGGGGCACCCCGCTGTACTGCTGGCCCGGACTGGGCGGCTACCCCATGAACCTGCGCCCGCTGGCCGCGGCCCTCGGCACCGAGCGGCCCGTCCACGGTGTCCAGGCCCACGGCATCAACCCCGGTGAGCGGCCCTACGACGACGTCCGGGCGATGGCGGCGGCCGACGTCGAGGCGATCCGCGAGGTCCAGCCCAACGGCCCCTATCTGCTGTGCGGTTACTCCTTCGGGGCGCGGGTCGCCTTCGAGGCGGCCCGCCAGTTGGAGGAGGCGGGCGAGCGGGTGGAGCAGCTGTTCCTGGTGGCTCCCGGCCAGCCGCGGCTGCGCCCCGAGGACGCCGTCGGCGCGACCGGCCGGGCCGACTTCTCCGACCGCGCCTTCCTCGCCCTGCTCCACTCGGTGTTCGCCGGCAGGCTCAGCGGCCCGCTCCTCGACCAGTGCCTGGCCACGGTCACCGACGAGGACTCCTTCACCGCGTTCGTCACCAGGTCCTACCCCGGTCTCGGCGCCGATCTGGTCCGTGCGGTCACCGACATCGTGCGCCGCACGTACTCCCTCACCTACGAGTTCCACGAGTTGCGCGGACGTCGTCTCGACGCCCCCGTGACCCTCGTCAAGGCGGTGGACGACAACTACTCGTTCATCGAGCACGAGGGCGGGTTCTCGGCCCGGCCGCCCGTCGTCCACCAACTGCGGTCCGGCCACTACGAGTTGCTGCGCGAGCCGCATGTCGCCGATCTCGCCGCCGTACTGAACGACCGGCTGCCCGCCGGTACCGGCACGTCCCCCGTTCACCCCCAGCCGGCGCGAGCCGTGGTCCAGGAGGTCGGAATGCCCCACATCAACATCAAGCACTTCCCGGTGTCGATCACCGAGGAGAAGGAGCTGGAGCTGGTCGCCGCGGTCACCACGGCCGTGCGCAACGCGTTCGGGTGCGCCGAGGACGTCGTCTCCATCGCCCTGGAGCCCGTCGCCCAGGACGTGTGGAACGAGCGGGTCTACATCCCGGAGATCGTCGCCCGGCAGGAGTTGCTGCGCAAGACGCCCAACTACTGA
- a CDS encoding ArsI/CadI family heavy metal resistance metalloenzyme produces the protein MSRVQLALRVADLEGSIAFYSKLFGTGPAKRREGYANFAVTEPPLKLVLIEGEAGEGTRLDHLGVEVAGTEDVTAATTRLKDAGLATFEEDDTSCCYALQDKVWVTGPGKEPWEVYVVKADADTLGKSAEGAPDACCGTTACCTPEEQALDSAQTPAAAKSAAGCACGS, from the coding sequence ATGTCCCGAGTCCAGCTCGCCCTGCGCGTCGCCGACTTGGAAGGCTCGATCGCCTTCTACTCCAAGCTCTTCGGCACCGGGCCTGCCAAGCGGCGCGAGGGCTACGCCAACTTCGCCGTCACCGAGCCGCCGCTCAAGCTCGTCCTCATCGAGGGCGAGGCCGGCGAGGGAACCCGCCTGGACCACCTCGGTGTCGAGGTGGCCGGCACCGAGGACGTCACCGCCGCCACGACCCGGCTGAAGGACGCGGGCCTGGCCACGTTCGAGGAGGACGACACCTCCTGCTGCTACGCGTTGCAGGACAAGGTCTGGGTGACCGGACCGGGCAAGGAGCCGTGGGAGGTGTACGTGGTCAAGGCCGATGCCGACACCCTGGGCAAGAGCGCCGAAGGCGCCCCGGACGCCTGCTGCGGCACCACCGCGTGCTGCACTCCCGAGGAGCAGGCCCTCGACTCCGCGCAGACCCCGGCCGCGGCGAAGTCGGCCGCCGGGTGTGCCTGCGGCAGCTGA
- a CDS encoding arsenate reductase ArsC: MSTSTTPSVLFVCVHNAGRSQMAAAFLTHLGGPRVQVRSAGSAPADTVNPAVVEALAEVGVDISAETPKVLTTEAVQASDVVITMGCGDACPYFPGKRYLDWQLEDPAGQGVAAVRPIRDEIEQRIRGLLAELGIEPAA, translated from the coding sequence ATGAGCACCTCCACCACCCCGTCCGTGCTGTTCGTCTGCGTGCACAACGCCGGCCGCTCCCAGATGGCCGCCGCGTTCCTCACCCACCTTGGCGGTCCCCGCGTCCAGGTCCGCTCGGCCGGCTCCGCCCCCGCTGACACGGTGAACCCCGCCGTCGTGGAGGCCTTGGCCGAGGTCGGCGTCGACATCTCTGCCGAGACCCCAAAGGTCCTCACCACCGAGGCGGTGCAGGCCTCCGACGTGGTGATCACCATGGGCTGCGGCGACGCCTGCCCCTACTTCCCCGGCAAGCGCTACCTGGACTGGCAACTGGAAGATCCGGCCGGGCAGGGCGTCGCGGCCGTCCGGCCGATCCGCGACGAGATCGAGCAGCGCATCCGCGGCCTGCTCGCCGAACTCGGCATTGAGCCTGCGGCATGA
- a CDS encoding ArsR/SmtB family transcription factor: MSKQAGLSVRGQDDAACCAPMVREPLGEEAAAELSRMFKALSDPIRLRLLSLIASHEGGEACVCDLIGPFDVSQPTISHHLKVLREAGLVGSERRGTWVYYWVLPEALAKLSALLEIPATAAKASA; the protein is encoded by the coding sequence ATGTCGAAACAAGCTGGTCTGTCGGTGCGGGGACAGGACGACGCGGCATGCTGCGCGCCGATGGTCCGCGAGCCGCTCGGCGAGGAAGCCGCCGCAGAGCTGTCGCGGATGTTCAAGGCCCTGTCGGACCCGATCCGGCTGCGGCTGCTGTCGCTGATCGCCTCCCACGAGGGCGGCGAGGCGTGCGTGTGCGACCTCATCGGCCCCTTCGACGTGTCCCAGCCGACGATCTCCCACCACCTGAAGGTGCTGCGCGAGGCCGGGCTGGTCGGCTCCGAGCGACGCGGCACCTGGGTGTATTACTGGGTGCTTCCGGAGGCCCTGGCGAAGCTGTCCGCCCTACTGGAGATCCCCGCCACAGCCGCGAAGGCCTCCGCGTGA
- a CDS encoding FadR/GntR family transcriptional regulator, whose amino-acid sequence MNMDPVRRQALGDQVIARLREQITSGAWPVGSRIPTETELVEQLGVARNTVREAIRALAHTGLLDIRHGSGSYVQATSELAGMMRNRFDKAKTEDIADVRSALEVRAARLACQRRTDDDLERLDHALQQRQDAWAAGDRVAFVNADVAFHLAVVTASRNTVLAGLHADLGEVIRDSLLDHFGDALRSEQFQDHATLVDAIRARDPDWAAREAGSYMD is encoded by the coding sequence ATGAACATGGATCCCGTCCGCCGCCAGGCACTGGGCGACCAAGTGATCGCGCGGCTGCGCGAGCAGATCACGTCAGGCGCCTGGCCTGTCGGCAGCCGCATCCCCACCGAGACCGAACTCGTCGAACAGCTCGGCGTCGCCCGCAACACCGTGCGCGAGGCCATCCGCGCCCTGGCGCACACCGGGCTGCTGGACATCCGCCACGGCTCAGGCTCCTACGTCCAGGCCACCAGTGAACTCGCCGGCATGATGCGCAACCGTTTCGACAAGGCCAAGACGGAGGACATCGCCGACGTCCGCAGCGCACTCGAGGTGCGCGCCGCCCGTCTCGCCTGCCAACGCCGCACCGACGACGACCTGGAACGGCTCGACCACGCGCTCCAGCAACGCCAGGACGCGTGGGCGGCGGGCGACCGGGTCGCCTTCGTCAACGCCGATGTGGCCTTCCACCTCGCCGTCGTCACCGCGTCCCGCAACACGGTCCTCGCGGGCCTCCACGCCGACCTCGGCGAGGTCATCCGCGACTCCCTCCTGGACCACTTCGGCGACGCGCTGCGCTCCGAACAGTTCCAGGACCACGCGACGCTGGTGGACGCGATCAGGGCCCGCGACCCCGACTGGGCGGCCCGGGAGGCGGGGTCGTACATGGACTGA